TCTGCAGGTGGGAAAGGCTCCTTGAGCatctctgcagcagcaaaggGGTTACAAAATAccctatttctattttttagtCAAATGCTGTAAGTCTGGCACTAATGTCCAAGCTTTTACTGAGTCCAGACGAGGAACTGGTGTGAAGTTGATGGGTCTGACGCAACAAGACATGAAGCAGCCTGAATCGGTGTTGGATTGCCTGTATGGGGTGACCCAggtggggcagggagggctctgctcctggcagggtgTAACTAACAGGCAGAGTTATCCTGGTGGGACTAATGCCAGGTCAGCCCCTTGGGGAGGTGAGGAGCCTGCTCATATAAAGACTGTTAACCCCCTGCCTGCCCCttattttctccattccttCTGGCCGTCCCTTTAGTgtcacatctctcagtcagcCAAATTCTAGCCTCACACCTCCTATAGCACTATGTAACAGCCTCATCAGGGAAGCAGCCCTGGGAAAATGGATGAAACACCATTCCCTGCCGGCTCTCTTCTCGCTACAGGTGGAAGAAAGATGAGCTAGCAATTTGCTGCTGGCCTGGCAAGATAGCAGTGAATTACGGCAGCTCCTGAGCCAGCTCAGCTGCGCTGGCGAGCGTtcagggagaggagaaacccTTCCCGCAGGAGCGGAGGAGGGAAGCAGGTGTGTTATTCCCTTTTGTTCACTTGATGGCAGAGATCTCAGAGCTAACACGGGCCATAAGGGCTCCTCTGCTCCTCTGAAAAGCCACATGCCCCCAAGGACAATCCATCCTCGTACTCACGTTTGGCAAAGCACACGGGCTCCTGGCAGCCTGCCGTGGCAGagcctgttcctgtgctgcACCGGGGAGCAGCGACACAAGCGCTGTCCCGGCTCCTCCACAAAAACACCGCTCCTGACAGAggtgccagggctgcccaggggaCACGGCGAACCCGGCACTCGAGTCACTGCATGAATGTGAGAAACGCCTGGAAAATTGCACAAAGCACTGAACAACCCGTGGGCAATTCTCTGTCACAGTAAAACTTCGGTGCAAATGAGAAACCTAACAACTGAAAACAGCTCAGATGCACTGGTAGGAAGCAAAAAGCAGCCTCAATTATctaccaccttttttttttccccctctcagGATTTCTTTGGTCTCCTAACACTGCAATAAATCACAGAAACAAACCAGattcagaggaaaatgaagtCCTGTGTGATAGAGATTGCCCTCGACGCATCTTTGGGCCAAAGTCTGGCTTTGGTTCgccactgttaaaatgccagGAGTTCAGCAGAGTTATTCTGGATGTCTGGTGGCACGATCAGGGTCAGAGCCTGGTCCCTGCTCCATGCAGAGAGACTTTCTGAAACCAGCCAGAAAGATCCGCTCGAAAGATTCTCCACCAATCTTCGCTTTTGGGGCTGATGCAAATGATTTAATTGCTACAGTTTCTGGAATAACGCTGAATTTACTGATGGCTTTTAATAGAATGCTCAAAAAGGATTTCAGACGTGTCCTTCACAAGAGGCCATGAAGGAAACTCAGTAATAGTACGATAATTGCATTAGCATCTCCAGTGAGCCCAGGGCCGTGCGTTGGTGCGTGCCTTACAAGGCACGCACAGAGGCCTTGCCCTACATACACAAGGATGGCAAAGTGGGAGAGAGAGGACAAGGATCTGTATCTGACTGGCCTACATTAAACTGCCCATTATAAACTTGCACCAACAGCACAGGTGCATCAGCAGATGCTCTGTGCTAGTCAGGTCAACTGTGGTTTATCCAGCTCACAAAACCTGCCCAACCCTCTGTGGGTCCTGTGCAGCTGAGCCTGGGAGTTGGCAAGCCCCTGAACAACACAGAAACATGAAGAGCATCCTGTTTGACCTTCTTAAGAACCCTAGTCAGACCCCAAATGACAGGTTCTACTAGGAACCCAAATGTCAGGCTCCTGACTTGCAGAGGCACCTTTTCCTTGATGTTCACACTGAAACATCTGCCCTGTAAGCTTGCTGCAAGCCTCCTTCCCCTTCAAACCTCACTGCCAAGCAAGGGACAGCACACCCGGATGCTGCATTGCAACAGGTGCTGCTGGACTTGCCTTGCTTGCCAGCATGAAGTTAAATGGCCATTTAGTATGGCCAGATCTAACAGAAGCACACTGGTGACTGTCACACGGGTGTGTCACTGATGTGTGGCTATACCGAACCAATTCGCATGTCATAGGTATGTATGGGCACATACACACCTGTCTTACGCCCAGATACACCGTCTCCATCAGCTGTGAACGGCATCACGCCCCCCTGCTCCTCGGGAAGGGGATGCAGGGGATCCCCGCCACGGCTGCTGGGGCCGGACACCGCCCCGCACCCCACCGCACCGAACCTCCCCGCACCCCGCGGCTGCCCCCGAGCCCCATCCGGCACTCGCTCCCCGCGGGAGGAGGGCGGGGGCCGGGGGTCCGGCGGCGGGCGGCTCCGCTccgcccagccccgctcccatCCCCGCTGCGGCAGCGGGACCTCCGCGCCGCTCCGCGCCGCTGCGCGCCTGCCTCAGCCCCGCGCTCCGCAGGGGCCGGGCTGCGCGGGGGGCGGAGGCGTGGGCGGAGGGacggaggagcagcaggaggaggaggaggagggaagggaaaaaggagggagagagggagggggaTTTACCCCATTGTCCTCGGcgggagctgggcagagccgccgccgccgctgtgCGCAGGCTCGTCCGGCCCCTCTCCCGGCGCGGAGGAGCAGCTGCCGGCGGTAAGGGGAGGCTCCGCTGCGCTCCGcgcccccctcctccccccccagcGCATCCCCGATGcccccggggcggcggcggcggcgggcgcggagctAGCGCGGGCGCGGGAGCCGCATGGCCCGCGGGGAGCGCGGCGGCAGCGCCCCGCCTCGCCGGGgcggccggggcggcggcggcagcgcggcggcggctgcgggcaTGGGGGCGCCGGGCGGCGCGGCCCTCGGCCCCGGCGCGCTGCCGCGGCGCTGAGCCCCCGGCGCTGagcccccggccctgcccgcgcGGAGGaggcgaggaggaggaggaggaggaggaggaggaggaaggaccCGATGGCGAACAGCAGcgagctggggagcagcagcagcccgcACCTGCCCAGCGCCGGCGGCCTGCTGAGCGCCTCCGGGCTGAAGCTCGCCACGCTGGGGCTGATCCTCTGCGTCAGCCTGGCCGGCAACGTGCTCTTCGCCTGGCTCATCCTCAAGGACCGGCACCTGCACCGCGCGCCCTACTACCTGCTGCTGGACCTCTGCCTGGCCGACGGGCTCCGCTCGCTCGCCTGCTTCCCCTTCGTCATGCTGTCGGTGCGCAGCGGGGCCGCCTGGCCCCACGGGCCCCTCAGCTGCAAGGTGCTGGCCTTCCTGGCCGTGCTCTTCTGCTTCCACGCCGCCTTCCTGCTCTTCTGCGTGGGGGTCACACGCTACATGGCCATCGCCCACCACCGCTTCTACGCCAAGCGCATGACGGGCTGGACCTGCCTGGCTGTGGTGTGCATGGTGTGGACCCTCTCCATGGCCATGGCCTTTCCCCCCGTCTTTGACGTGGGTACCTACAAGTTCATCCGGGAGGAGGAACAGTGCATCTTCGAGCACCGCTACGTCAAGGCCAATGACACGCTGGGCTTCATGCTCATGTTGGCGGCCGTCATCGCCGCCACCCACCTGGTCTACATCAAGCTGCTCTTCTTCATCCACGGCCACCGCAAGATGAAGCCGGCCCAGCTGGTACCGGCCATCAGCCAGAACTGGACCTTCCACGGGCCAGGAGCCACTGGCCAAGCGGCTGCGAACTGGACGGCTGGCTTTGGCAGGGGGCCCACGCCGCCCACCCTCGTGGGCATAAGGCAGGCCACCCACAGCCAGATCAAgaggctgctggtgctggaggagttTAAGATGGAGAAAAGGCTCTGCAAGATGTTCTACATGATCACcttgctcttcctgctgctctggtccccCTACATTGTGGCCTGCTACCTGCGGGTCTTCATTAAggccagctccatcccccaggTGTACCTGACCACCTCCGTCTGGATGACGTTTGCCCAGGCAGGGGTCAACCCGATCCTCTGCTTCATCTTCAACAAGGAGCTCAGGGTCTGTCTCCGAGCCCACTTCCCATGCTGCCAAAGCATCCAGAGCACCCAGGGCACCATCCTTTGCGATCTCAAGAGCTTTGGGATGTAGGGGGgcttttctctttctaaaaaaGAAAGATGGATATAAATTTCCATGTTTCTGCATATGAGCTCAAGAGAGTGTGACCTGTGGGGGACATACTAAACCAACACCCAGCACCCAAACCTTAGGCTGTAAGaagctattttatttatttttctatattttgcGTATGCTCTCTTCAGAACATAACAGGTTGCTGTCTATGGGAACAGGTACTTGAGCAGAACACCCCCAAACCTTAGGCAGTAAGaagctggtttttttctttgtgattgtgtggtttttaaaaacaaaacagggcTCCGAGTTTCTGGTCTTGCTTCTAACGTTTCTAAACATGATTCCAACAGATACGGATTAAGGCCatgacattttttttgtttccctatTCCTGTCTGTTTTGATAAAGGCTTAACAATTTTACTCATGTAATATTTGATAAGGGCCAAGACAATTTTATACTAAAGTTATTTTTGATGACCTCAAGAGgtgttgttttattattattatttgatttTAAGTGAAGAACATGAAGAGGACGTTCCTAGTGTGGTCAGAAGTCAGTTTTGGTGGGAGCTGTTGGGTTCATTCATTCTCAAATGGTTTGAGTATTTGAAGCCGTTAGTTATAACTTTTGCTTGACATGCAAACAGTGTAGAActaatttcaatttttcttgTTGCACTATTCATTTGGTAATATTTCAGAACTATTTGTGAAACGTGATTTTAAAATACcaactttaaaaataagcaaCTATAGCAGTTTTTAAAACCTAGATTGAAATTCATATTTTACTGCCTTTATAGGAAGTTATCTACAAACCTGGGTAATACTTGTACATTTTGactgttttctttaataaaatattgaaaaccTTTACTGTATGTAATTGTTTCAGAATGGCAGCATTCTGCTTTGCTGACAAATAACTTGTGTATGTGGAAGGTTGTATGTCTTGTGTCTGAGTAGATTTCACAGCTAAGGTTATTATGGACAAGCACAATCCTTATTTGCTGTTAGATCTCAATTTAGGTGTTTATACCAATAAAAGTGACTAAAGCTATTTTTAAGAAGACTTAAATTCATGATGGGCAACAGGTTTAAATAGCACAATTCTTTGTGTCTGCTGAAACCAAATTTCTGTTGTAGCTAATTGCTTCTCTGTTTATGATAGGAAAGAGTGTGTAATTGTGGATGGCTAATTTTAGTTGGCAAAGCAGTTTTTTAACACTGTGGCTTGGTCAATACCATACTCATTTATAAACTATATTCTTAATGGGAAGCTTACATTTATTAAGCATGGTATTTTAACCTGCTCTGTTGTTCTAAAAAAACATCTCTGAAAGTATTTTAACCAGCAACCTGATGGCAGGATCCTGGCACAACTTCTTAGCTGTCCCTGAGGTGCTTCCCTTTCTGATGGGTCACGTAACATTTAACAAACCTGTGCTGGAGCAAGTCTCACACCAAATGCCAGGGATACAGCCTCAGTTTATGTGAAGAAATCTGCTGAGTATTTCTGTAGGGAGTAGTCCAAAACTGGTAGACATCAACTGAGAAATAAGTTGCTGTGCTGTGACTATGAAGGGAGCACAAAAGAGACATGGCAGATCAGAAGAGGGCAAAGGTGGCAGCTTCAGATTGAAGCAGGGAATGAAATGAGCTGGGACTCCTGGTTTGGTTTAAGCCTTGTTTTCCACCCCCAGCTGGGATGTGGACACCAGAAGGGCAGCATTTTCTGCAGTGCATAAGGAGAAGGTTGCAATTTGAGTTTTTTGGTACAGTTGTAATACCAATGCTGCCGGAACTGGGCTCACAAATATGACTATGGATGGGGTATCTTTAAAACAAGGAGACATTTAATGATCACTTctaaagcattttgaaaatccACCTGGGTACAGAAGGAAAGCTGTCACATACTTCagatcacagcagcagctggttaTCAGTGATAATTATATTTTCAGGCTGGAATATCATATGATAGCTTAGTGAGCCTGGGAGAGTAGTGGGGTAGAGCTGTGTTACAAAGACTATGGGGCAAGGCGTGGGTGCTGTTGTTGGGAATTGTGTTTCAAGTATACTTTATACCCCTGGTTTACTTTTTGGTCTTTTCTGCAGGGTTCCAACTTGTGGAACTTTTCTCGTATCTCATATTTCCCTCAGAGGCTGCCTACATAGTAGGGCCTAGAACTGTGATCTGGAACTCAGATCTTGCCATCTTTTTCCTAATCCTGCTGGTAACCAAgccaatattttctttctctttactCTATTAAAAATGTCTGATATTTTGGCATCCTCTCTCTCTTCCAGGCTATAAGTAGTATGGTTATGATTCTATTTAAACCACAGAGATGGgaaaatagttattttaaaagctgcaaGGACCAGATTTTTCGCTTCTAGAAAAAAAGAGCACAAGTTGTAGAATCAGTCGTATATGCGGGGGATGAAAACTCACCTTTGGGTGACCTGATGGTTTTATTTAGGCTTGGCTTATCAAGCAGTGCTGCTGTATTGAATGCCAGCCTCTGTGCAGAGGTATCCCCTGGCTCAGTGATGCCCTCAGGAGATGGGTGAGTTGGTTCTTATCTGGTGAAGATAACGGGTGCTTTGCTATCACCCATCAGTGGCAGCCAGACTCAGCCTTGCTACAGCACAAGCAtacccaaaataaaaaataaattatctgtaTTCCATGCCTTTTACTTGCACACAGCTTCCAGGGCTGACTCAGGACTCCTGATATACTCTGAGGGCAAAATCAGTGCTGTTTGAAGTTAATGTTTGaagttaattttatattttaggtACTTGTGATGTCAGTCAGATTATGATCCTGGCTGTGGTAGTACAAAAGAGAAGGAACTCCAGTTGCTTTAATTCAGGGTTTAGATAGGTGTTGTACAATAGGGCTTAATTCCAAAAGATGTGAAACTGAATATCAAGGACATGGCAGAAAATTAAGGAGTACTCCGTgccagcacaccaacaccacTTTGCTGGCTGAGAGTGCATCAAGAAAGtaaggaaaaccagaaagagaaGCACCAGAAGATAAATATTCCTTCTGAAATCTGAGAAAATATAAGAAAGTTgcgaggaaaaaaaaaaaaggcatttccaaAGCACAGTGTTCATTTGTTCTCATAGCAGCCTTTAGTCTGCATATGGGGAAAGTGGGTCAGAGAGATTAAATGCTTCGACCAAGATCAGAAGAAGGGGTGTCGGGGAGGATGAAAACCTGCtctggattaaaaaaacaaaaagaaatagtgTTTGGGAGAATGGAATGAGCACAGGGAGAgatggctgctgctgttgggaCTGTAAGGTGTGGCTGTAAATCCTCCATCCCACAAAAACCAGAGTGCTTTTGGTCTCACTCAGAAGTGCCAATGACTGGTATTAATAATTACTCCCATGTGTGAAGCTATTGCTGCTTGTACAAGTCCTGGGCTCTCTTCCAAAAACTCAGATGGTTTGAacccctctccccatccccacgGATCAAAACACAAAGTACTCAGAAGGTTTGGTGGGCTGCACAGCAGTGGGGCTCTCCCAGCTCTTCCATTGACCTGTGCTTCACCAGAATGTACATTCAGTCTTCTCTCTACCCCTCCAGGCAGCTGCATGATAGTTTCCCATATTCTGGGCACCACAAGCGCTGAGTACCACAGGAAATACCAATATCATCTCCCCCAGAGATTCTTCACAGTCTGGCTCAGAGGTCACAGCATGCTGCTTCTGCATATCTGTGGTGAGGGATTGCAGTTGGGCTGAGAGCTGCTCCAGAAAAATCTTGGTTGCTGCTGGCATCTTCACTCACTCACCAGGTATTTAACACATTCCTTACAAGTGTTTCCAGTCAAAATCTTGAAGTCAGTGGAGGATTTTAGTGTAGACTTAAATGTCAGGCCATCTTGAAAAATGGCACTGGTCGGAAATCCCAGTCAGCAGCTAAGACGATCTCTGATTTACAGCACTCAGTGCCTGCACTACTCCAGGGTGCTTGTAGCTCTGCTATTAGATTTGGAAAGAGCTAGGAAAGGAGCTGAAGCATTTGGCCTCAACCAAATCATGTTGTTGGGTAAAGGTCTCATTCAGTGGTCGTGTTAGAGGCGGAGGATGAGCAGGGGATGCGAAGCCTGTGAGCTGTCATCATTTCCTCTTCCAATACCAGATCTGCACAGAGGAGGCAAAGCTGCCTCCCAAAATGGTATGAAGCCAGTAGCCTCAAGGAATAGGGCAGGAATTTGGCTTAGTCTGATAGCAACAGTTCTTTCCTGAGGCTCTACCTGGATGTGGTACAGCTACATCTTCAGAAGGCTGCTCTGCCATATGCTGTATGCCTGTCCTGGGATACACTGTGCAGAGCTCAGAGAAGCACAAAGCTGgcattttccctctctccccagaAAAGGATGTGGCTGGACCTCTGCCACTCACCCCACATGGTTAAGCACAGTCACCTTGCTCTTTGGAGGCACCTGCACTTGCTCAGAATTGCCAACAAACCGCCCCGAGGGAAGTGGCTCCAGACAGAGCAACAGACACATATTGGCAGAGTACAATACTAAGTATCACTTCATTAGCTCAGGCTGCAGATTGGATCATTCCACACAGTATCAGAATACCCCAGAAACCTTATTAGATAGTTATGCTTCTAATCAAAAAATTATTAGAAACATGGCAGGGGGGCTGTTTTCTAATAGAGGTTTCCTAAAGTCATCATTTTTAGCACAGCTTCCTTTGTAGTTGCTCAAAACACTGCACAGGCTATAATTAACTCTATTGTGATAGGAACCAGAAAGCATTCCCCATGCTATGATGTTCTTATGattcagaatattaaaaaatatatgacATATTGAAGAAATGCAGCCATCTGAGAAAGACCGTGAAGATGGTCTCCTAAAAGCTGGTGCTGAGTCATGCTGGGGTGGGGCTGTGCCTATGGATATCTTACCCCAAACCACCTCTTATGCTGGTGACTTATGATGCCATGTCATTCCTGAAGGACTTGTGTGGGGTAAATCCTTACTCATCCATCAGTTGCAGAACTGGTGACCAGGAGCTGATTTTCCAATTTGACACCTGTGGCACTCTGACTTTCCCTAGAGCTGCTGATGCTGAGCTTCTCCCAGCCTAATTTCACTTGGTACAAGTCATTAACTGCCCCACAGCTCGATGCTTTATCCCAAGAATGATTAGTTATTCACCTTTCTAAGGCAGAGAACCACTGATGGCAGGAGCATTATCACGGGTGAACAATCGCTGACTACACAAGCTTTCATCACTTTAAAGTCAAGCTCAGCCTTTCATGCAAGCTGttgcatttctgtatttctattCATGTTTGATGACCTCAGCACTTGCACTCTGTGTTTGATCTCAAGTCATGCATGGCTGTACTGAGGATGTATTTATTGGAAGGCCACTGTCTTCAGTGCCACATTTTTCTCGTCTGCCGTGACCAGGTTGATAGCACAAAGCACTTTGTGTAGGAGGCTTTCAAGTTCAAAGCTAGTCTTGCAAGGGCACAGGGAAGCTGGGAAGTCACAGCTAATTTTAGGCTTCATCATGGCATTCATAAAGTAGGCAGAAATCAAGAGATTGCCTGGTGGAGAGAAAGCCCATCCTAAGGTTTCTGAATGTTATTTACTGGtatgtcattaaaaaaataaaaaaaaaaaatctcctgtgTTTTTGTGAGGATGATTAACCATTGGAACAAATcatccagagaaaaaaaatggatctTCCATCTGTGAGACGTGCAGTGTGAGCCTGCGCGCCTGCCCACGGCACACCTGCCCCgagctctgcctgcccagccaGGGTCCCTGCACCGGGGtctggggctcagccccagcacacaGGCAAGAAAAAGAAGTCAGAAACACCAGTAAACAGCACCAGAACCCTCTCTGTCTCAGGGTGATTCACTCCTTCCTTTTGCTAACTGTTTTACAACACCCATTTTATCATAGCATATAAACAGTGCTTGCTTCTCTCAGAAATTTTAGCGGAGGTAGAGCTAAAATGGCTTTGTCATTAAAGAGGGAAACACAGGAAGATTCAGAGGAAGGGCTGAAGTCTGGGTGTCTTCTGACAGTGAGAGATAGAGGAATGATTTAGTGGAATATTACCTCACTGCATCGAACCACTCAATCTGTCCCCATCTGTCACTGAGCACTTGCAGGAGGGTGCTGGAAAGGAAAGCGTTGAGTAGCTTGATAGTCGAGTAAATCAACtgggctttttccttttcctttcctttccctctctcatTAGGCTTTGCAGGCTCCCAGCAGGTGCCTCAGTGTGCTGTGCAAGGGCAGGGGGACAGCCCTGGTGACACAGAGACCAGCTCTGGGTACCCACAGGACTGAGCTGCCCCTGGgagccagctccagcacagctccaggagaCACCTGTGTGTGCAGGAAGGCAGATGAAGAGGGAATATGTTCAGCCAAGCTGCAGTGACTACAGGGGGAGAACATGGGCCCCTGAGCCAAGGAACCAGCAGCATCACAGGCAGAGGTAGAGCTGGGATGTGAAAGCAAGGAGGGACATGGCTGGGCTGAGCATCACCCAAGGGTGTCCCAGCAGGGCCATGAGGGAGGCTGCAGAAACCAGGCTCTGCAGGACctgccacagagctgccagTGGGGACAGGGCTCGGTGATGATCTTCCTCCCCAACAGATCCTAAATACTCAGCAAGACAGACCTTTACTTAATTTTTGTGCAATGTTTGTCTGTGCCTAAGTGCTGGTGTAAA
The genomic region above belongs to Poecile atricapillus isolate bPoeAtr1 chromosome 9, bPoeAtr1.hap1, whole genome shotgun sequence and contains:
- the GPR27 gene encoding probable G-protein coupled receptor 27; the protein is MANSSELGSSSSPHLPSAGGLLSASGLKLATLGLILCVSLAGNVLFAWLILKDRHLHRAPYYLLLDLCLADGLRSLACFPFVMLSVRSGAAWPHGPLSCKVLAFLAVLFCFHAAFLLFCVGVTRYMAIAHHRFYAKRMTGWTCLAVVCMVWTLSMAMAFPPVFDVGTYKFIREEEQCIFEHRYVKANDTLGFMLMLAAVIAATHLVYIKLLFFIHGHRKMKPAQLVPAISQNWTFHGPGATGQAAANWTAGFGRGPTPPTLVGIRQATHSQIKRLLVLEEFKMEKRLCKMFYMITLLFLLLWSPYIVACYLRVFIKASSIPQVYLTTSVWMTFAQAGVNPILCFIFNKELRVCLRAHFPCCQSIQSTQGTILCDLKSFGM